The DNA segment agtaactaaaataaactaaacgagccgtgttcgcgtttgttaacattctcatttttttttactgcgtatgctgcagggctgagcttactcgccaatttatgaatatgaggtccccactgcagtctTATAAGGTGTTGATCTTATTCCGCCTgaatcatttttcattttattgacttttattcTATATCACTTTTTATACAACAAATATGTCTTCAGCTGTTATGATAAAAAATTTGGCTATATTGCCTGCGTTCCGTTTGCCTatttaaagaacaaaaaaattagtcaaaaaaaacataaacagaCACAGACAAAGAAAAGAAACACAAAGGTTATGAACTGCACGAAAAAGGATTCCGAAGATCTTTTTCTTATTGCAAATAACGTACATTTATACATTaagaaaaatatcattttaattaatttgtactATTCTCTGGATTAAAAAATTGATGTTTAAGGCTAGCTAGGCTAGCTAGGTATAATTAAAGCCCGGAATCCTAAAATCCGGACAATGATCGAAGACACAGAAATAGCAGCGTTATCCACAACTGGCAAGATAGATCCGACAGAGTTCGATGTGACGATTGCAGCGTTATTGACGGGCTTAGGTGCAACTAAATATATTAAGATTTTCAAGTAAGTTTTCGCAACTAATTAATATCAAAGTAACAGCACATATTCCCCcagtaaaacttattattttcttaaaaagaaGTAACTAGTtcggtataaaaaaaattagattaaagTCTAACTAAAATTCAAAGGAAGTtcagcaaattttaaaaaaatcgctCTCTAAAAATGTATTTCATTGAAAATGCTTTTAAGCAAAGATAaggaaaatatagaaaaaaaaaatgtaattcttttaaaaaacataaaagtttTACTATGTGATAATagatttaattcataaattttaaaatgcttCATTTAATGCAGtgtattatttagttttttgcAACTAAAAGATTTGAGACTGGAAACAAATTGCTACCATTTTCAGTTTTTCTAAATAATCCAATTCATATGAAACcacaaataacataatttaatgTTCATATAACTAACCCAACTTCGCAGTTTGCTAAGAACTCATGTTTGTAACTGTATAACTGTAGAGTGTATTTAATGGTCTTGCTCTTGACTgtgtaaagtaaaaaaatatttgttttctttttttaattaaatgtataaatattttagaaagcGCAATATAGGACAAAGTACTCTTATAGAATTAACAAATGAAGACCTCATAAAACTAGGCTTAGATGATGATGACATCAGAAAGAAGTTAttggaagaaataaaaaatttacctatTTATGAAGAGTTCTCAATAGAGTGAGTGACTTATTTAACTTGTTTGCTATttcttaaatacatatataaaaaaatgctaacTATCTGCCATATATCGAGAGAGAtaaaggagaaaccccattttgggcctaagcgttacacgaatgggatatgtaccaaaaaattcgtctattttgcttgattaacctattgaaatcttagcttcattgacaatggccaagtgtagaaaataagttgaattcaattttttgttttaaacaatctttgtaaacatctgcaacacttatttcaatatacgtaactagctccacaaacgtgcggattagaattagaacatccataaaataggatcgatttagtggaaatcaagtgtaaaaaataattaatactcttttgctttaggataaatgactgtttttataggtattttaatcaatgtaaatagagtatggccatcgaatcgtgacacaactacttataatggcggcaattcaaaatatctacaactgacaacattaaatatagcatgaaagagtagttttgcatttttatattaatgtgactatgccatagaaaaacacaaatgtatcaaatcgtgttatgttatctttaatgttgccaactgaagatattttggattttgccgtaaaccagtaatgcgtttcagtttgaagggcggggcagccgttgtaactatactgagaccttagaacttatatctcaaggtgagtggcgcacttacgtcgtagatgtctatgagctccagtaaccacttaacatcaggtgggctgtgagctcgtcgatgggtatctaagcaataaaaaataaaaataaaaaaggcatgaaataaaatgaaatgaaatgtgatgagataatatgggagcacgtaatgatttatattttatataaaaaaggttatcatataaatatagtttttcatataaaaaagttttcattaaaattaaaataagactgacctaaaggtcttagttaccaggtcataaaatcccttaaaaaaatcatttcgtgcgcagcgcgtttcgcattacgttgtttttaatttttggctttcgttcgttttcgtaaacaacctaacgcgcgatttctcgtaacaggttccatttttattttaaagcaacctgttgctgcaacaggtttcgtaaaaaattactcatctttagtaggaaacagcctcaaaaatatcgtttttattaaaatatctcgaacaataaacataacctaaaatgtaaacattgtctgattttaccaatttggccattgctgggagacctgaaaattgggctcatgaaaccttcttaggtattgtaagttatgcccaaattctagcactgtaacgccaggcccaagtttgtatggatttcgggtttgtcctttGTAGCAATTTTGCCCTTCTATCTTATCCTGGCTGGAACACCTTGACTTACCAATAACCCTATTTAGTATCGAActgtaatgaataaataaagtgTACATGGGAAATTATACCAAGCTTAATATTAACATAGGCATTTTCTTGTCCTTGTATTTTGCACTCTTAATAGAACATGTGAAATCAGATATCAGGATGTAATAAACCAGTTTATCGAATGATCATTATAAAGGTGTAACCATTACTTTCCCCGTTTTCTGACTATATTATCTTTACAGCTCCTGTTAATTATCATGTTAACTTTCTCATACTATCCAGTGAGATAAGGGCAAGATACAAAAGAAGACACAGTGAAATAAAGTttctaattttcaaaatattatttttagtctCTTAAGAAAATTTCTTCAATAGTTCAAATGGAACATTTgtgaaatataattagttatttagatgaaaatttttaattcacCAAAATTCTATACTTGAATctgtaaaattgaatttttactaAAACTCTTCTGATTCGACCTGAAATATAATAAGCAGCACTATGAACATGATTGTCATCTCATATTAACAAGAACCATGTGAAAAATTGACAGGTCGAGAAATGATTTTGGTATTATTCCAACTGAAATTGCTGATATATTGGAAGCAAGCTCTGAGCACCTGTACAGAATATACTTGAGTATAATGGCCAACACGTTAGCTTTGAAGAAAACTAAGAATATTACAGACTGTTTGATATACCGTGATCAGTACGCCTCGAATATGGCACAGGCAGTATTGAGTGAACTGACAACGATTTTAAATTCAATGGAAATCGCATTGCACACAAGGCTAAAGGTAAGTATAAAATAACACTACTGTATTAGTAGATTGGAGAAAAACAGGCAGTTCTCTCTAAACTTCACGTCTTAAACTTTCGCTCTTTTACCTTGTGGTTAGAAACGAAATACGAGCACCGTCTCGTCTCTTCCAAAAAGTCCGCCGACCTCGATGACGTATAAATCTGATGAGCAGTCACtccataaaatattaatgaaaaaaacaaataggCCTAGTATAATAGCACCATCCCATTACTTACTCTGGTTTTGAAGAGGTTGCATAAGGGATTCACTGGTGAAACCATGTACTCGCACATTTAAATACGACTTTCTTCTTATATCacttaaacaccaggtgggcgcgAGTTCCTTTGCCCGTctgtctaaaaaaaaattactaacgtCGCGTGACAGTACGCTTGACTATTTTCTTGTACCACTGGGAAAATATCTATTTGCCTATGCAGATCTCTCCACTATGGCGGAAATCGAGCCTAAAACTAGGCAACCTCATTGAGCATAAAGGATATCCTAATATACAAGAAAATGCACGTAATAATACTAAATTTATATGagcagatatatttattttttcaggtACTCACGTCTGATACTAAAAagcgtaaaaacaaaaaaatcatcgtGGGAGTCACAGGTAGTATCGTGATAGCAGTTTTAGCCGCGTTTTTTGTACAATCTTTAAAGAGACTTTGATAAATAAGTATGTTACTTATTGACCCACGCTATCAGCATACGGCCCAGCAACTATTAATATTTAGAATGCGATAAGTTTTTCcaacatattaaaatatattttattctgaaatggtttttaattaaaacatttttacagTTAATACAACCTTCGATGTAGTACGTAAGTGAACTAAATAGAGTGATGAAGAATCTGATAGCCCTTAAATTATCCCGCCAACTTTACAAATCTCAGCTAAACAAACGCTCGAAAATTTATTGTGCAATGGCACAATGCAAGAAAAGTCAATAGGCTAGCTAAATtatgtggtaggcagcggcttgactctgcccctggcattgctgaagtccatgggcgacggtaaccactcaccatcaggtgggccgtatgctcgtctgcctacaagggcaataaaaaaatatacataaataatccaaatgtttaaaaaaaatgctttatgaTTGGGCATTTAGAGGTTTGAAGCATATTGTTACATGTCcctgaatataaataaataataatatccaagtcttgaagtcgtcgtggctaaAGGTATGACGCCCGGTGCTTTCGTATCAAGCGAAGcaaacggtgttcgaatcccgcaggcggataccaatttttgtattgaaattacaTACTTTTATTAAGTATGTATTCGATTAGAAACATTGGTAGATAGATAGGTTCACGATAGAATTCCATGGTGagagaataacatcgtgtaataaaaaatcaaacccgtaaaattataatttgtgtaattactggtggttggacgccttgtgagtccgcacgggtaggtaccaccaccctgcctatttgtctgccgtgaagcagtaatgcgtttcggtttgaagggtggggcagccattgtactgtaaaaacagatcttagaactcatgtctcaggtgggtggcggcatttacgttgtagcctatgagctccggtgaccGTTACTTcgacccaactaagcaataaaactatataaatgtatacaataataatttaatataaaaaaaaaatcattttacaaaaataattataaatagtgGCAGTGAGGTTTTTAAATCGTTAAATATCCTTTACAGCTGCTATTGCTGTTTTGTTATTGATGTTCGCTTACGAATTGTATGCATCACAATAAACATTTCCAAAATGCAATGTAATAAACATGCATGCACGTAAATTAACTGTAACGTTGACCCAATTGGTATGACCCTACAAAtcaataatttgattatttACCTTACGTAAACGGTGAGCTGTCTGTTGGGTAGACGATGTGGATCATCGGGAGTGACGTCAGACGCGGGGCGCTCCGGAAGCTGGAAGGCCGGTAGCGGAGTCCCGCTCTCCCTGGACCGCCGAACCCGCTTTATTGCGGCCGAGCTCGCCAATTGAAACGCGTGTCCGCTGCTCGAGCCCAATCTGCACTTGCCCCTTCGACACTGATATTTTGAATATCGTATTTATGATTTGAAGTGTTGTGTGACAATGAACCGCATAGTGCATATCGTAGTTTTAGGTGTACTACTATTGACGTGCTGTATAGCCGACGAAGTTATTGAAACAGGTAAATGAAACGCtaatttataatactttttattgcccgtgccgcttaggcagacgagcatatgccccacctgatggtgagtggttaccgtcgcccatggctcTCAAAAATCCCAGGGGAGAgctaagccgttgcctaccgatATAACACAATAACAATTTGGAAAACTAAAACTGaacaagtaataaaattaaatggtaaCTCGAGATTTGGTTTGAAGATTACACCTACAATCACAAAAATTTCCGACCTCAAACTATGTATGTTCGTAGACTTCACAGAAGCCGACTTTCACTTTAGAGACCTATGAACCCGCGTACCTTCTATAAAATATCTTTATACGTCTAATATAGACAGATCCAATTATAGTATAATCCAGCGTGACAGATAATGACCATGCGTGTTTCCATCTCGATTCCTATCTTTTATCTAAAATCTAAAAGACGTTCCCACGAACGTTCTGAGCAGACGCTCGAAAATTTCAAAGCGTGCCTACTGCACATAATTAATGGCAATTTTAGCAaattcagtaaaaaaataaaaatcaatgatGATAAATATCTCGGTCGATATAAACCACCATtaacgttttaaatattttatttataaaccaaATTACAAACAAGCACTGTTGcggtttgtataattttttattgaagattCATCGTTCATCCTGACTTGGCTTGACCGAACATGACAgtgcaaaaaaattataatacctaCATGTAACACTTTCTAGAGACTATGAAATCTCACTTCTTATTTTGTCTGCCTCGTCTGTGTTGtctattttgtttgtgtttCACGGAATGATGAGCAACGGTTTCTTATTTACGACTTATTTTCTAAAGCTGGCACGGTATTTAAACGTTCTTTAGAGTTTAACGTGACCATTGTGTCGGACAAGTAATAAACAACATTGCTTTAAGTTAACATATAACCATAAGAACTCGGAATCTAACTTATTATTAGAGCTACGTTCGTATACTTTTAGAAAAAATGATAAACCCGGTATCGAACGCTTGATACCTTTATGGAAACGTTTACTTCACAGCGATAGGTTTAATCTTTTAGATATACTAGTCTTCAACCAATGACCGAAATTAGACGATAATGACTGGTACCTTAAGAATAAgatattacatttgtttgttatagaaaagtttaagaaaaaaatattgaaaaagctAGCTGCCAATGGCtcctaaaaaacaaaaaaaatgtagctacaaaacatttaaataccAAACCGAACTAACAATGAATTTACCTCTTTTATCCAGTTGATACAGGGCCAAATTCAGAGTATTAGAGCGAAGTAATAAAGTTATTGTAGTCCTAAGTTATCCTAGtccagccataagttctgttacaaatgaaaatgcattttttttaatgaagtaacgtaatattattaaaatttatacttacatatttattaaagtctcagcaaaaaaataaaaaaaatattctattcgaAACGGCCACTTTTGGCTGTTATACAGACttttaatctgtttggccacgaatctatgGATTTACGTACTGTTTCCAAGTGAAATTTCGCCATTGCTagctccaaagattttttaagacactcaatgtcgccgtgtcgtttagagcaggccatatcctctaaaactgaccataatttgaagtctaagGGTAGAGATCTGGGCTagatgagggccagtcttcagctgtTACAAAGTCCGCAAGGCTGGTTTCAAGCTAGGCTTGGGTAGTTCGTGCTTTGTGACCAGGTGCGACCAGAAGAACATACGGCTGATACCAAActtttgaagtgtctggaatatgaccgacggctacatacccactttgtgcaaggcgatcactgcaatactattttctttaacaccccattacatattgtaatttggtaatgaacacgaaaaaatatgtgaaatggcgcaaaatcgaaaaaggtttttaaaataatatacgtgttccaaattcaaaataattaataagttgaaaaaaagacaagtttttatgtaacagtatttatggccaggcTAGTTATAGTCATCAGTCtttgatgcgtgtgcaaattttcaagttaatcagacACCATGAAatcacattccgatagaggcacccgtcacgtgcggacgtgctcatcgtccactcgatcgcccggtctttgttcgcccggcttttgttagcccggccattgttcgcgcggcctgtgttcgtgatacatctgccgaccaagtgtgtttcctggaagcttttatttgttttgttttagttatttttgtgttcgtggaacatttgccgacaaagtggtttcctgcaagtatttatttgttttgtttcttttcgtaatttctgttttgttgtgctttttctttgtcctgtagtaatcgcgccgcattgccacctgtgttcaatagaaccgctcaggtccgagaagttggggcctcgccgcaaggcgagtgttttcaagacccggggccgccccacctgggtactcagcgatcatggacgctgtattcgcggaattcctccgacttcgccacccacagctcgcctcggagtttctggccttcaaggccaatcacactgcgagccctctcgaggactccgccgcgctcgctgctcctgcgtcgcctgtacctgcgtgcagagcttctgcattgagcaccgcagcctctgtcgtgcctgccgctcccgtgtcgcctatactggcgagaaaagctgctgcgtcgtccgccgtgaccatcgtttcagctgagcgatcatccgcggcctccgtcgcgccctctaaaacacctacacttgctcgtaggtcgcctgcacccgcctcctcgtgctccgactctgactcggacatggaggtcgacctcgcccccgcctcatcgacggatggattcaccctggtacagaagggtaagaagcgtgccgcggagtctcgagctcccgcggccgctaaaattagcaaagccgtgaacgcgtcgcgcccccgccctcagactcccgttgcgcccccagcccgtgccactccgtcgccgcgtccggtggcacaaaataaaacccagacccctcccccggttatc comes from the Bombyx mori chromosome 10, ASM3026992v2 genome and includes:
- the LOC101742876 gene encoding uncharacterized protein LOC101742876, with protein sequence MIEDTEIAALSTTGKIDPTEFDVTIAALLTGLGATKYIKIFKKRNIGQSTLIELTNEDLIKLGLDDDDIRKKLLEEIKNLPIYEEFSIESRNDFGIIPTEIADILEASSEHLYRIYLSIMANTLALKKTKNITDCLIYRDQYASNMAQAVLSELTTILNSMEIALHTRLKVLTSDTKKRKNKKIIVGVTGSIVIAVLAAFFVQSLKRL